TTTTCTACAGTaaagcagtttttcttttttattagtaGTGATCAGCAAGATATTACCAATGGGAAAAAAACATCTCCCCAGGTAAAATCATCTACCCATGAATCTCACAAACACAAGAAGTCAAAGAAGTCCcacaaaaaaaagcagaaaaagaagtcacacaaaaaacagaagaagagCAAAAAGGAAGCCACAGATATAACAGCAGATTCCTCAAGCGAGTTCTCAGAAGAAACTGGGGCTTCTAGTACCAGGAAAAGGAAGCAACCACACAAACGCAAGAAAAAATCCAGGAAAAAGTCTCTCAAGAAATCTCCTTTATTAGAGGCAGAGAGTGACACTTCCCCATCAGATGATTCTGCATCCAGCAGTTCTGAGGAAAGTGAGGAAAGAGACACTaagaaaaccaaaaggaaaaagagagagaaaaaagccgACATCCCTGTAGTTAACAATGAAATACAGGAGAGGACAAACAAACGCACAAATTGGAAAGTGGCTACAGATGAAAGGTCTGCTGAGAGTTCAGAGGATGACTAAATGAGAAAGCAGCATTCTTGTTTTCTGCATGACTGGATATTTACAGTTCTTACACCTTGGGGTTTGCCAGTGATGCTACTGCTCGGCACAGGGCCTGAGGTTAGAGCTGTCCTGTGCCATCTATATATGTTCTGACAGACGTCTTGTCTAATTTGGCCTGTTAAACTTGATCCTCTTACTGTTAATAGGGAATCCGTTATTTTGTTAAGAAGGTTTCTTGAAGATTATTTTTTGTGATTAATCACATTTAGGGTAGAGTGCATATGCGGCAAATTAAAGGACCCAGAAAGTTGAATCCAGTAAAGACCTGGGTATACCAGTCACAGTGTTGAATTTGGGGAAAGCAAGGGCTGGGGTCAAGAGATGGATTGAGCTAGTGCTATGTAGAATGGTATGATGAGGAAGTATCGTGTTGCTCTTGTTTATTATATAATAGGTGCCACAATTTGACTTTGTCTTTAGCTTTGGTGCTTTGatcttttctgtattttggcCCCACAGATGTGGTCCAGTTTACTTAAGGAAATGAGCATaagaacaaacattttaaattcatgGTAACATCCTTAGACAGCTGTTATTGGTAGAAACTAGGGGTTTTTGTCAAATTTCCCTGCTGGACAGGGTCTGTGGCTATACTCAGTATACCCCTAAACAGGGGTGATTGGATAGTAAAAGGTTTTCCAGTTCCACTGTTTATTGCCTAAATGCACTTgtattcaaaattatttcttgGGTAAGTCCTTAACCAAATGAAGAATTAGGCATCAGTCATGCTATCTCATTGTGCACTGAAAAGGATTCAGGGCAGCAACAGCCATTTAAATGTTGTCTTCCTTGTTCATTTTTTAGTTAGTGAACTTGTAGATTTCCCTTGAAACTAGGTTGAATCGATTCCAAAATTAAATAGGCTTCTCAGGGACATATCCATTTCTTCCTAGTCTGCCTTTGGATTACAGCACCAAGCAAAGATCTTgttatttccctgtgctataatatGGTGATCCTACTAGGTTAATTCTTAAGAAACCAAACTCGTTGGAAGAAGGCTGGCAGAACACAAGTGAGTTTTATTTACTATGGCAGAACAAGTGACATTGTTTTTTCCTCCTGGCTGTCACTTCATGGGCTGAGTAAAAATCTTGAAAGCTCAGACTTTTGGTCTTGGTTCTGCCATTAGTTGGTTACGAGGTTTGGAGCAGGTAAGTCAACCTCCCTGGCCTTAACTTTCCCCATGTGTAATACAGAAACAGTTCATGGTAGCCTGACAGTGTATGACACCAGCAATAGCCTATGACACATTCCATGAGGTGGTAATATTTTGTAGCTCTGAAGTATTAAATTGTTCTCTTTACAGAACAGATTTCTAATAAAATGCTTAGTCATAAACAGTTGGCCGGAGGTTCCCTAGCCCTTGACTCTAAGCAGGTGCTACCTTTTGggatatttatttgaaatattagtACTTTGGTACTCAGTTGCAGATGTTCCATGGTGCATATTTTTAACATTGAGATTAAGGGCCCAAGTAGGGAAGAACAGTCTATAATTACTACCTCTTAACCTAAAGCAATTGTTTTCTTCTTGGAGCAAGTGAAATCTTTGTGGGAAGGAGTTTTCAgctcctgggtttttttttttttagcattgttTCTGTGCTCTAAAAGTTTTGATTCTAAGCACAGACTCAGGAAGATGGGCCAGTGGAACCAGGCTTCTCCAGGAAGTTGATTCTGTTTGGGTCTTGACTTCCTCTTTGTCTCATACTAGCAGGCCTCTTTCCCAGTGAACACACATCTTGCCTGTTTCGCTTTTTGCCATGTTTACCTTTTCTTGGTCATGTATAAGCAATAAAGCTGTTTTCTGTTCTTCACCTTTCTCAACCCCAAATTCTCTCTGATGCCTTAGGCTAAGGCTTTTGATGGTTCTCCCCACCCCCTTAAATATGGCTTAGGATGGCTCTTCAAAACCTAAGATCTCTCATTTGCACTACTAATGGCCTTGGAACATACTTATTTCTAATGTTCCTACCAATCAGAGATCTATATATTAAATCCTAAAATGggatttaaaaaagagagttggagaattcacatttattgaataaacTGTTGTGATACAAGATGGAATTTCTTAATtcccaataaataaaatttcactttttgAACATCTGATCTGTTCCTTTTTAGCACCAACAGGCTTGGTAGCTGCCTGAAGCCAACCTGACAGAGGACTGGCTGCCTTCCCCCGCTGGCCCTTCAGGCTGCTTAATCAGTCCTTGGCTGCTGCTGTCATTCTTCCAGGGGTGGCTTACTGCCCTCCTCTCTGTACAATCTGGGCAAACCGACTGGTGATAGCAAGAGTAGTGTCGATGAAGCGGTCCACACAGCTAGAGAGACAATTTTCAGTGCGAGAGTCTAAGCGATTCCCTGGCTTCTCCACACATTTATCCCAACATAGCTCCATGAAGTGATGCAcctaagaggaaagaaaaatagtaacCACTTGGGGTCTGCTGACAGGCCTTATCtatgaatttccttcccatttttctcattttctgtcaccTGACTAAACCATTCTTTGACTCTTTCCTCACTTCCTAATTTGTCACCAATACAGTCCAACTCCTCATTCCTACCCTGCAATAATACTTTCATCCTCTCCTTGTCTATTTTTCTCCTTAGTAACTGAAAAATAGGTACTTTTGATCAAGTCACCCCAGTGCTGGCCTAATGCATCAGTTTCTTTGTCAGCCACTCAGGGCACTCCCTTATTTAACACCCAACCAATGTGTTTCAATGAGGTAGATCCATACATAGCATACTTAATTCGGCCCTCAATACCCCCCCCTCCTCCCTAAAGGTTTTTCCAGTTTATTATCACCTCCTTGAGAGTACAATTATTTTCTGTGTCACTTCCTTAATCAGATTGTAAAACTGCAGGCAGGATTGATACCCTCTTTATTTCCAAACTGACACCAGTATAAGCTGGGAAAGCTATGGTACCAATTAATTCCCCCAAACCGCTGCACTCATCTCATTCTAAGCCTATTCCTTAGCAGTTCTTAAGTCGTTAACCTTTTGAGGGGTCAGGGATATATGTGAGAATCCAATGAAGGTTATGGACCCAATCTACAGAAAAATGCACACAGAAGCACAGAAAATGTGTGCGCTTTCAAAATGTTCAGGACCCAAAGATTTCCAACCAGGGTTCTTGCCACTTATCTTCCGCGAGTCCTCCCATTCCCACCACCTCCACTCCGCGCAAAAGCGGGGAATAACCATTTACCAAGGGCTTGGCTATTTCGGGAGGCTGGGGTACTAAGTAGTAAGTCAATTCTTTTTGCGGTCCTAAAGGATGACTGTCATCTCCATTTAAGAGGCACGGTGAATAGTAAGTCCAAAATCATGCAGCTAGTAAAGGTCAAAGCCGGGGCTGGAACTATGCTCCGAAGCTCTTGTTCTACCTAATAATCTAGACTGACTACTTCAGCCCACTTTTATCCAATAATGCTCTACTACTCTATcgttttcaaatatattattgcATATCATCCTCGACATCCTGTGAGGCAGCAGGCGACTGTGAAACCAAGACCTACGGAGGATGGGTATTTTGTTTAGGGGCACGTGGCCTGTAAGGGACAGAGCAGTATGAGAAGCTGGGTCCTCCCAATGCCAGCCTAGAGAGCTCGCCACCAAACTAGGCTTCCGTGCACTTGCGTCACCCGAAACTTTTTACTTCGCTTTACACTTTCTCTTTCCCCTACGCTAGGCTCACAGGGCACCTGAGCACTGCAGGTAACCAGCGGCAGAAGTGACTCGTTTCTTTCGTGAGCAGAACCGCGCGCAGCAAGCACGGAGCGGCTGGCGGCCGCTCCACGCCGCCAGCGTTCAGAGCTCCACGAGTGCCTGGGACTTGTACTTCAccctcctttctctccacactAGTCCCTATCCCCGCACCTGTGCAGTGAACTGCGCTTTCTGCTGTTCGGCCGCCACCAGGCGTTGCAACTCGGCTTCACCCGCCTCACCCAGCTCCGCCATCTTGCGTTTCCAGTTACCGACCTTCCGAAGAGTTTTCTGCGCATGTGCGGCGGTCCCGCGCCAACCCCAACTTCCGGTTCACGTGGCCTTTTCcgttttcttgttttttcctcGTCGCGGGCGGATGTTGTCGTATGACTGCTTCCGGGTTGCTGCTTGACCTTGAACCTTCCGGAGCGACATGGCGACTCTCTGTAGGCTAAGTGTCCTCTGCGGCGCCAGAGAAGGGCGAGGTGAGGGCAGCCGGAGGTTCTCAGCACAACCTCCAGCCGGGGAAAGGGATGCGGTTAGGATTCGTCTGCTGGGCGGTGAGACCTTTTGAAAGGAGTGTCCCTCCTTTCCTTTGGCAGAGCATGACCAGCGTTGTCTTGGGGTCCAGATGTCCACCCGAGTGCATATTTCCCCTCCTCTGGGCTGACGTGGTGATGGGGTAGTCTGAAAGTTATAGTGATGCTGCGGCTGTGTTCACGAGTTCTCTTTTTCTCCGCATTCCCTGTTTTTGAAATGTTCCCACCCTGAATCAGAGAAGAGTGTCAGTGTCTTAAGTCCCAATTTACGTATTGGTCGTTTCCCTTGGAGTTCAGTTCGATAATCATTGAGGGGGCATTTGTGTTATACAAGGTACTGTAGTATGATTGGGTTAAAAATGTGAGAAAGCGTAGTTCCAACCCTTAAAGAGTTTCTATTTTTATAGGAAAAACATACAAGCATaatatgacagaaagcaaaaactACAGCACAGTATCTAAGTTGTATGCCAATCCAGAAGACTATACTAGCTCTGTGTTTTGGAAGGATTACCTTGTCTCACTTCCTGAAGGAGCTGTGCCCGATTTGAGTCTTGAGGGTAGGGAAGGCCACAGGAAGAAGGGCATTACAGTTAGAGCTAGTGGGATGAGCAGAAGCAATGATGAAAGGCATAGAAGCCGCTTGTTGTGAGAGAAAACAAATTGTATATTAGAACATGAAGCTCAAGGTGAGGAATGAGATGGTTATGGAAAAGTAAACTGAAATCAAATCTCAGGAAAATTTGTCTTGATGTGGAGTAtgcattttttctttgtgtgaaaCGGTGAAAGATTTGACATAGATTTGCAGTTAGATTGACCACCTTGGTAACTGTGTAATATTATAGATGGCCATCATGAGAGATGGGACAAACTAAGACTTAAGTTAGGAGATGAATTGAGACACAATTGTAGTAGTCTAGGCAAGCATGGTGAGGTCCTGAACTTGGAAAGTAGTACGTAAGAGAAGATTGTCTCAAGAAATGCTAAGGAGTTATATCAGTATGATTTGGTATTTGACtgatggggtagcacagagttggacacgactaaagcgacatagcagcagaaGGGAAGTCTTACATGATTTCCAGATTTTTGGTTTAGGTTGACCAGTGACTGGGATATCATTAAATAAAACGAGGAACATGCAAATGAGAGGCAAGTTTGAATGAGAAAACGAATTGAAGGGTGATTTGTTTTTGCCGTAGTGAGTTTGAGGACCAGGTGGGGTACCTTAGGGGAGAGAGCTTGCAGGTACTCAAACTTCTGAAACTCTGGAGAGAGATCAAGCCTGGGGATACAGAGTTGAGTGTCACCAACCTAAAGGCTCTAGAAGTTGAGTGGACAAAATGTCTAGGGGTGGGCTTaggcagcaaggagagcaaagGGCAGATGATGGACTCCTGGGTGAGCATTTAAGAGCAGATGCAGGAGGAGACTGATGTATAACGATCAGAGAATCAAAGGGAGAAGCTGAAGAGAGTTCTGTCAGAGAAAAGGGAGAAGCTGCCACCAGTGCCTCGTGCAGAAAGGCCCAATAAGATGAAGACTGTTGGATGTGGCCATGTGAGAACATTGGTGATTCACGAATGCAGCTTTGGTGGGGATAAGGACGAGTTGCAGGCCAGGAAGAATTTTAGGGAAGTGAGGAAGTCAAGGTGATTTAGACAACACTTTAAAGAAGCATGtttaggaagagaagaaaggaggggaAGAGTGCGTTATAGGACATAGGATGAAGGGAGGGGTTAAGTATATTACATCCGTTGAGGGAAAATGGTCAGTAGGAAGAAAGGAGGGGTTAAAGATACAGGAGAGAAATTATcttttattgagtgcttattgaGTGCTTATATGGGGGACTTATATATAAGTCCCACTTATACTGTGGGACTTAGGCTGAACATCTTAcacatattatttaattttcagcAGAGTATTATGAAGTAAGTAccaatgttttcattttacaaatgaggacattGAGGCTTGGAGAGCCTATTTAACTTAATTGTCCATTATGTCATAGCCGGTATTGATAGGCTTGGGTGTTCTTAGGTCTGCCTATTTTTTAACCAAGATCTATAAGAGGACAGAAAGGGATGAGTTCAAGCGTGCAAGCACAGAAATTGATCTTGAAAAAGAAACTGGTATCTCCCAAACTAGGCTGAATTACTTGAAGACAAAGACTTTGTTTTTATCCCTCTTGCTGTTGTGCAGAGCATAGTTTTGTATGTAGTAAAAGTTTGTTGGATGAGTAGATGAATGAAAGGATAAAAGAGccataattaatttttaagaattggTCAAAGTGAAGCCCTTTTTGCAGAAGTGTTCATTGTTTTATCAGTCTTTCCATGGCTGCTTAGTCTAGTCTCACAGCAACCCAGTGAAATAGATGCTAtccacattttacagattagaTGGTTATTCCCTATTTGGGCTTAAGTAGCTTACCTATGGGTTTtcatgggtggctcagtggtagagtatcagcctgcaatgcaggagaccgggttcgattcctaggttggcaagatcctctggagcagggcatggcaatgagaatcccatggacagaggagtctggcgggctgcagtccatagcgtcacatggagtcagacatgactgaagcagctaagcagcagcagcagcagcagcagcttatctaTGGTCATGTAGAAAGTCTCAGTCCTGTTACAGGAAAGGTGCTTATGATTCCCTTGATGTCTCTTTCCTCAGCTCTGTTCCTCCGAACCCCAGTGGTCAGACCAGCTCTTGTCTCAGCATTTCTCCAGGACCGACCTGTTCAAGGATGGTGTGGAACACAGCATATTCACCTGTCACCCAGCCACCATTGTATGTGCATCTTTGTCTGGGCTGATTATCACGCCTTTGGCAGGACTTGCTCTCTCTGAGGGGAACTCTTGTGTCCACCTCTGTCAAGTGAAGACCTAGTCTACACTTGTGGGCACACAGTGCTAGCACGGTTGAATGATGCCATTTCCACTTTTACAGAACCTTCTGGtctaagtgtttttaaaatgtttaagtttcttaaaagaaaatagcTCTGTAGGGGCAACCTGTTCAATATAGTTTAGTTACCTTTATTTACTGGAGAGGAACCAGATTCGAATAATTTAGAATAGcagacagtttttaaaatcttgCATATTTATAGCTATAATGATATGCTTGTTTTTATTTAGGTTGCTGTTAAAATCATGTTATTTCTTGGATGAATACTATTTAGGTATTGTTAAATCTTAGAAAATCCATAGGTGAATAATGAGgtaactattttcatttttaaagtctagaAACATCAGTATTTTATAGAGATAAAGACTTTTGATTCTTAAGCCTGTCACTTGAAAGCTGCTTCTGAGTTATGAATAATTAAGCAAGTATAGTTTTTCTGCTATTTGgaattattttatctttgaaaagtgTTTGTTGATGAACTTTGTTCAGTTAGATACAGCAGAGCGATTTTAACTTGGGGTGCATGGGACTGAAGGAAAGTCCCCAAGGTTGTGTACATAGTTTGTAACGTATGTATCTGTGTGCATTTTTCCAGGAAGTAACTCCATCATTAATAAAACATTCCCAAAGGGGTATgtaaccccccccaaaaaagaggcTTTCAAAGAGATGTTTAAagcccattttatttttacttgtttaaAAGAAAGTTTCATGTTCCTTCTCTATATTGGGCTATTTATAAGTAACAGAACAGAAGAACCATGATCCTAAAAGTTGACGTTAGAACTGTGCTTCTCTTTTAATTGGCAGGCTTAATTTTCTTTTGGGAGGATTTTTAATATTACTTAGAAAGATTAGGTGTAAAATAAGATTGATGTTTTAAAGGAATTCCTCAGGTGTCACCAGCTTAAATTTATAAGGTGTCTGTCTATTATAATGAAGTCCAGGGTTGGTAATTCTGCAACAATATTTCATCCATCATCTTGCCTCTAAGCAGAGTGGATCTCTCTTTTAATTAATGTATGTAGGCTTGAGAAACCCTGTGCTGAAAGACTTCAGAGAAGGGAGATTGCATCTTTCTCATTTACCTCCTTTCTCTTACCTACTTTATGCTCAGAGTTAAATCTTAAATGCATACTGTTTGCCGTTCTGTTAGTTTGGGTTAGTTTGTGGCAAATACTGAGACGTGTGTTTCCCCTGAAACTCTTAGGAATCTCGTCCTTCCTTTCTATAGCTGGTTCCAAGGCTGCATCTCTCCACTGGACTAGCGAGAGGGTTGTCAGTGTTCTGCTCCTGGGCCTAATTCCAGCTGCCTATTTGAATCCGTGTTCTGCGATGGACTACTCTCTGGCTGCAGCCCTCACTCTTCACAGTCACTGGCAAGTACAGCAGTCCTTTCAGTATCACCTTGTCTGTGCGGTTTGTTTGCTGTGAGCTTATCTCACAGTTGCCTGTGAGGGAGAAGTTGCTCAAAATACTGAAGATCTGAAGAGAACAATAAAACATATGCAAACTATTTATATGCCCAAATTTGTATATCCACGTGCCTGTAAGATGTCTTCCTTTTCATATCTGAGAGGCTTTTGAACTTAGCATTGCTTTTGAGAGTTGCCCATTTTATATGGTTTGGCAAGGACAGTATGCTGTCATGGATGGGGAGCTGTTTTTTGGATTATTAGAACTGAAAGGACTTGAGGGAGTATCTTAGCCAAGCCTGTTATTTAACCTCTGTGGAAACTAAATCCCAGGGACGTTAAATAATTTGTCAGAATCATTTTCTTGATAGTATTAAAGGGGTTGTTTGCTTACCTAGTTTTCTTACTTAGTAAGCATTGGTTAGGAGAATTACTCTTCAACCAGATAGACCTTTCACAGTAAATGATCCCAATTGCTCTTGAAATACCAGAACACAAGTACAGTAAGATTTCTCTAATGTGTGTATGTTGAAAGAAGATCAATCTAAATTGATGAAAAATCAGAATAAGAGATAAATCTAaagtcatgcttttttttttttgaccatgctgtgtggcatatggaatcctaccttaattccctaaccagggatcaagcccttgtGCCCTggagtggaagtgtggagtcttaaccattggaccaccagggaagtcctaaagtcATACATGTTAAAAATTGCAATTGACTTCTCCAGTTAccttattaattttttccttttttacacatacacaaaaaagacTTGAAAGAGTTGTCTGTAATTGTGCACTCGTTCTTTAGCATCCTGTTTTTTTACTGCGTTGATTGGGCTTTTACCCCAACTATTTAACTGAAGTCATTCTCAACAAAAATCACTAAAGACCTTCATTTTTCCAAACCAGTTGTCCATTCTTTGTTCTCCACTTGAACTTGGCAGTATTCAACTTAAATGACTGATCTCTCCTTATGTAATTTTTCTTTGGCTTCCTAGATACCATCCTTACCTTGTTTTCTTCCACCCCACCAGCTCTATATaccttctctgtctcctcagcCAGCACCTCCTCTTGTCTGACCTTTGAATAATGAAGGTCTGAACCCTAGGCTCGTTCTTGGCTTTCTTAAATTTCTCTGCCTACATACTTCTCCCAGGTGAGTTCAGAgagacctgtttttttttttccagatggccCTCTTTTCCTGAACTGCAGACTTAGTATTTCCAGCTGTCCACTGGGATATCTAGTAGGCATCCCCAGTGCAGTATTGCCCCAAATCACTCTTCCCCTCAAATCTCTCAATTTCTCCTCACAAGCTTCTTCTCTCCTGTTCTTCAATAATTCAATTAAGTCTTGTTGCTCAAACCAAAAATCCTAGAAGTCATTCTAAATACTACTTTTTGTCTTAACTCCGCCACTAGTCCATCAGCTCTTTCTTTTAGTTCTCTCCTCAAAACATAGCCTGAATTGTCACTTCATGATATCCTCACTATCACCACCCTAGCTTAAGGCAAGTGAAGCCAGCAGCCTTGCCTCAGCTACCTCAGTTGCTTCCTAActagttctttatttttgttcttgttgccCTTCTGCCTACAAGGTCCATTCACCACATATAGCCAAAGGGACCTTTTTATAGGGTAAAATTAACGTTTATCTAAAGAAGATAATGGAAATGGCAAAAGGTGCATGAAAAAATGTgtttgttattcagttcagttcagtcactcagtcgtgtccaactctttgcgacgccatgaattgcagcacgccaggcctccctgtccatcaccaactcccggagttcactcaaactcacgtccattgagttggtgatgccatccagctatctcatcttctgtcgtcgccttttcctcctgcccccaatccctcccagcatcagagtcttttctaatgagtcaactctttgcatgaagtggccaaagtactggagtttcagctttagcatcattccttccaaagaacacccagggctgatctcctttagaatggactggttggatctccttgcagtccaagggactcgcaagagtcttctccaacatcacacttcaaaagcatcaattctttggcgctcagctttcttcacagtccaactttcacatccatacataccacaggaaaaaccatagccttgactagacgaacctttgttggcaaaggaatgtctctgcttttgaatatgctatctaggttggtcataactttccttccaaggagtaagcgtcttttaatttcatggctgcagtcaccatctgcagtgattttggagcccaaaaaaataaagtctgacactgtttccactgttaccccatctatttgtcatgaagtgatgggatgagatgccatggtcttcgttttctgaatgttgagctttaagccaactttttcactctcctctttcactttcatcaagaggcttttgagttcctcttcactttctgccataagggtggtgtcatctgcatgtctgaggttattgatatttctcctggcagtcttgattccagcttgtgcttcttccagcccagcctttctcatgatgtactctgcatataagttaaataagcagggtgacagtatacagtcttgacgtactcctttcctgtttggaaccagtctgttgttccacgtccagttctaactgttgcttcctgacctgcatataggtttctcaagaag
This sequence is a window from Bubalus kerabau isolate K-KA32 ecotype Philippines breed swamp buffalo chromosome 15, PCC_UOA_SB_1v2, whole genome shotgun sequence. Protein-coding genes within it:
- the SDHD gene encoding succinate dehydrogenase [ubiquinone] cytochrome b small subunit, mitochondrial isoform X2, with protein sequence MATLCRLSVLCGAREGRALFLRTPVVRPALVSAFLQDRPVQGWCGTQHIHLSPSHHSGSKAASLHWTSERVVSVLLLGLIPAAYLNPCSAMDYSLAAALTLHSHWGIGQVVTDYVHGDAVQKAAKTGLLVLSAFTFAGLCYFNYHDVGICKAVAMLWKL
- the TIMM8B gene encoding mitochondrial import inner membrane translocase subunit Tim8 B, yielding MAELGEAGEAELQRLVAAEQQKAQFTAQVHHFMELCWDKCVEKPGNRLDSRTENCLSSCVDRFIDTTLAITSRFAQIVQRGGQ
- the SDHD gene encoding succinate dehydrogenase [ubiquinone] cytochrome b small subunit, mitochondrial isoform X1: MATLCRLSVLCGAREGRGEGSRRFSAQPPAGERDAVRIRLLGALFLRTPVVRPALVSAFLQDRPVQGWCGTQHIHLSPSHHSGSKAASLHWTSERVVSVLLLGLIPAAYLNPCSAMDYSLAAALTLHSHWGIGQVVTDYVHGDAVQKAAKTGLLVLSAFTFAGLCYFNYHDVGICKAVAMLWKL
- the NKAPD1 gene encoding uncharacterized protein NKAPD1 isoform X2 is translated as MSRVPLGKVLLRNVIRHTDAHNKIQEESDMWKIRELEKQMDDAYRGTKRRRLPSSSSRMRSDGFDEESQRDYWRPKNEICGALDDAFLKAKSWNKKLYDYEANMPDRWGHSGYKELYPEEFETDSDQQDITNGKKTSPQVKSSTHESHKHKKSKKSHKKKQKKKSHKKQKKSKKEATDITADSSSEFSEETGASSTRKRKQPHKRKKKSRKKSLKKSPLLEAESDTSPSDDSASSSSEESEERDTKKTKRKKREKKADIPVVNNEIQERTNKRTNWKVATDERSAESSEDD
- the NKAPD1 gene encoding uncharacterized protein NKAPD1 isoform X1; the encoded protein is MSRVPLGKVLLRNVIRHTDAHNKIQEESDMWKIRELEKQMDDAYRGTKRRRLPSSSSRMRSDGFDEESQRDYWRPKNEICGALDDAFLKAKSWNKKLYDYEANMPDRWGHSGYKELYPEEFETDSSDQQDITNGKKTSPQVKSSTHESHKHKKSKKSHKKKQKKKSHKKQKKSKKEATDITADSSSEFSEETGASSTRKRKQPHKRKKKSRKKSLKKSPLLEAESDTSPSDDSASSSSEESEERDTKKTKRKKREKKADIPVVNNEIQERTNKRTNWKVATDERSAESSEDD
- the NKAPD1 gene encoding uncharacterized protein NKAPD1 isoform X3, translating into MWKIRELEKQMDDAYRGTKRRRLPSSSSRMRSDGFDEESQRDYWRPKNEICGALDDAFLKAKSWNKKLYDYEANMPDRWGHSGYKELYPEEFETDSSDQQDITNGKKTSPQVKSSTHESHKHKKSKKSHKKKQKKKSHKKQKKSKKEATDITADSSSEFSEETGASSTRKRKQPHKRKKKSRKKSLKKSPLLEAESDTSPSDDSASSSSEESEERDTKKTKRKKREKKADIPVVNNEIQERTNKRTNWKVATDERSAESSEDD